GTTGTTCTTCCTTAGATTTAAACTCCAATCTACTAAGTTTGGTGACGCCGTCAACCAGCAGTGCTATCTCTTGGCCAAATTCCTGTTCCACATCGTTTAAGGTAACATCTGTGTCCTCAACCACGTCATGTAGAAGAGCCGCAGCAATACCCCGCGAATCCATTTGCAGCTGAGCTAAGATTCTAGCGACTTCAACCGGATGGGCAATGAACCCTTCTCCAGACCGGCGCACTTGACCATCGTGGGCCCGTAAAGCGTAATAGTAGGCCTTTTCCACCAATACCAAATCAGCCTGCGGATTATATTGTTTAATCTGCTCCAACAGTCTCTTGATGCTCATGGCATTCCCAACTCGCTTAAAACTAGCCTTTTAAGCCATTCCTTGAAAAAACGATTTACATTCTCTCCATTGAGCTAATTTCGCCTGGCCATCCCGGTAGACTAAAGAGTCCTCCAAACTTATTTTTCTTCCCGTTGGCTCCAGCAGCAAAACATCGCTGATGCATTCATTTTCTAAATGCTGAACCAACCCTATTTCTTTGAGAATGGCTAATGATCTCCAAATAGCCTTCCGACCAATAGTCTTACCCAGGATTCGGTTGAGGTCGCGGCTAATACGACCAGTATCCACTTGGGTCTTGAAATTTCCCCTCTTTAAGTATAGCAGGTAACGATAGACTGTAGCTACTGTCTCGCGCCCAGGAATACTCATTTCAAGACATCGATCAATATAATCTATATCCCATTCATGCCATAGGAGGTAAACTTTTGAGCATTCTCCAGTTATATTGTAGAGCTGGTTTAGGCTAAGCGGTGGTTCCAAGAAAATGATTGCCCCAGCAACAGGGGGCTCAAACCAATCAAGGCCCTCAACCACAACAATTTGAGCCAGCCTGTTCTTCCAAAAGCCAATAACTAATTGCAATTGCTCTTGAGTTAAGGTCTTTGAAGCCAAGAAGATCCGCCCAGTCAACTCAGGCAAGATTTCATATAGACTACGAAGTACCTGGCCGGCCAAGGAGCGACGGCGAACCCAAATTAATACCTGGTCTTCCACTTTAGCAACTTCCTTTATGGATTCGATCCTGGCCATCCAGCCAGCCTTGGCCCGGTGAGTCCAGTTAATTAGTTTTCTTTCGCCAGAACTGGTGCACGCTAGCTCACTCTTTGCCTTCGCCTGTACCAATAAAGTGGAATCATCTACTGCCAGTGCGCTGGGAGCCGACGGCCGCCAATCTAGCAACCTAGCCTCTATTTGGGCTTGTCCTTGCCATTCATTCAAACCTAAATGAAATACCAAATCAATGGGTTGACGTTGTTCGAACCCTTCAACCAGATTAAAGCCAATGATGCTGATTTGCCGGCCCTCGCCATTGATCCACCCTTTCAAATGACTATTGTCTTTCCCTACACCTTTGATTCCTTGGAGCAACTGGTGGCGATAAAGAAATACTGGGGGGTCGTTACCTGGACCGTAGGGCTCGAGCAAGGATAGTTGCTCAACCGCAGGAATAGTTACTTCGGACAACACAATCTCAGTATCCACATCGATCTTGGGAACTAGGTCTTCTGGGCAAAGGCAGCGTTCGGCAACCGCATTTAATTCCTGCCTGAGATCACTAATCTTTTCCACTTCCACAGTTAAGCCAGCAGCCAACTCATGTCCCCCAAAACTCTCCAGCAAATGGTGGCAGGAAGATAGAGCCTCATACATATGAAATCCCGGGATACTTCGGGCAGAGCCTTTTCCCACCCGGCCCGCCAGAGCTATTAGGAGTACTGGCAAGTAATACTCCTCCACCAGCCGTGAAGCTACAATCCCAACTATGCCAGGATGCCAATAAGGGGAGGAAAGAACGATGAACTTAGAGTTAGCTTCGACTTGCTCGCGAGCCATACCCTGGGCTTGCTGGAAGATCGACTCTTCAATCAGCTGTCGCTCCCGATTAATCTGATCTAACTCGCGGGCTATTTCCCAAGCCTCCTGATAAGAATCGGTGAGTAATAACTGGACTGCTGGCAACGCCTGTCCCAAACGCCCAGCTGCATTTAACCGAGGTGCCAACCCAAAGGCGACGCTCCTGCTATCCACGTAGCTGATGCCGGCTACTTCTCTCAAAGCCTTTAGCCCTAACCGTGGGGACCGGTTTAGCTGTTCCAACCCGATTTTCGTCAGGACCCGGTTTTCGCCAAGCAACGGTACCAGATCGGCTATCGTACCGAGTGCAACTAGGTCGAGATACCTACCTGCGTCGATTCCCGCATCTTTAGGCATTCCTAGACCCCGGCTGACTTGCTGAGCCAATTTAAAGGCTACGCCTACCCCGGCGAGCTTCGTCCCTTGATTCTCACCTAAGGCAGGGTGGACGATGGCACTTGCCGGCGGCAACCTATCCGGCAACTGGTGATGGTCAGTCACTAATACGTCAAACCCTGCCAGCTTGGCATCGCTGATCACCTGGTAGTTGCTAATACCGCAATCAACTGTGACTACTAAGCGGTATCCTTGCTCACGAAGCTGCAATAAGGCTCGCGAATTAAGCCCGTACCCTTCGCTCAACCGATCCGGTATGTAGTAACCCACGCGAGCTCCGCAGCGGCGCAGAAGATCCACCAGCAGCGCAGTAGCCGTTATCCCGTCTACATCATAATCCCCGTATACCAAAATAGGGACATCCCTAGTTATCGCCTCCACCAGGATGTTGGCCGCCTGTTCCACGCCGCCAATGGACGTTGGCTCTGATATTTGGTCCCCAGTTACGTTTATGAAAGCTTGGACTTTTTCAGCTGTATCGATTCCCCGAGCCACCAACACTTGGGCCAAAAGAGGGTTAATCCCAACCCGAGCACAGATAGTACCTATTCGCTCGTATTCAACTTGGGCTACTTGCCACCGTTTGGGTTTTCGCAACTTACTCATGCTTGCCTCCATCTCTTAGGCTGCCCGGTTGCCCCGGGGCAAGGCGAGAAGAAGGCTCCACATGAATGAGAACTTGTGATCGAGGAAAACGCTCCTCGATGTCTCTT
The DNA window shown above is from Clostridia bacterium and carries:
- the recJ gene encoding single-stranded-DNA-specific exonuclease RecJ; protein product: MSKLRKPKRWQVAQVEYERIGTICARVGINPLLAQVLVARGIDTAEKVQAFINVTGDQISEPTSIGGVEQAANILVEAITRDVPILVYGDYDVDGITATALLVDLLRRCGARVGYYIPDRLSEGYGLNSRALLQLREQGYRLVVTVDCGISNYQVISDAKLAGFDVLVTDHHQLPDRLPPASAIVHPALGENQGTKLAGVGVAFKLAQQVSRGLGMPKDAGIDAGRYLDLVALGTIADLVPLLGENRVLTKIGLEQLNRSPRLGLKALREVAGISYVDSRSVAFGLAPRLNAAGRLGQALPAVQLLLTDSYQEAWEIARELDQINRERQLIEESIFQQAQGMAREQVEANSKFIVLSSPYWHPGIVGIVASRLVEEYYLPVLLIALAGRVGKGSARSIPGFHMYEALSSCHHLLESFGGHELAAGLTVEVEKISDLRQELNAVAERCLCPEDLVPKIDVDTEIVLSEVTIPAVEQLSLLEPYGPGNDPPVFLYRHQLLQGIKGVGKDNSHLKGWINGEGRQISIIGFNLVEGFEQRQPIDLVFHLGLNEWQGQAQIEARLLDWRPSAPSALAVDDSTLLVQAKAKSELACTSSGERKLINWTHRAKAGWMARIESIKEVAKVEDQVLIWVRRRSLAGQVLRSLYEILPELTGRIFLASKTLTQEQLQLVIGFWKNRLAQIVVVEGLDWFEPPVAGAIIFLEPPLSLNQLYNITGECSKVYLLWHEWDIDYIDRCLEMSIPGRETVATVYRYLLYLKRGNFKTQVDTGRISRDLNRILGKTIGRKAIWRSLAILKEIGLVQHLENECISDVLLLEPTGRKISLEDSLVYRDGQAKLAQWRECKSFFQGMA